The following proteins are encoded in a genomic region of Paenibacillus sp. FSL R7-0273:
- a CDS encoding ABC transporter permease has product MKQQSLKQGSKKLKYAPLYLLMIPGIVYLLINNYLPMLGIFIAFKNINFTKGIFGSEWIGFQNFKYLFQTSDAYIITRNTILYNAVFIVLGTIFAIAFAILLNEIKKKVLSRFYQSVIVLPHLISFVVVGYLAYAGLSLETGFMNKTVLPLLGIDPISWYTEPKYWPFILTIIHLWKSIGFSCIIFLASIISIDTEYYEAATLDGASKWAQIRSITIPLITPVIVMLTLLGIGRIFYSDFGLFYQVPMNAGFISDTTSVIDTYVYKGLMVSGDMGMASAAGVYQSIVGFILVLGANLLVRRFSKDNALF; this is encoded by the coding sequence ATGAAGCAGCAGAGCTTAAAGCAAGGCAGTAAAAAGCTTAAATATGCTCCCTTATACTTGCTTATGATTCCGGGAATCGTCTATCTGCTGATCAACAATTATCTGCCGATGCTGGGGATATTCATTGCCTTCAAAAATATTAATTTCACCAAAGGCATTTTCGGCAGCGAATGGATCGGGTTTCAGAATTTCAAATATTTGTTCCAGACGAGTGACGCTTATATCATCACGCGAAATACGATCTTATATAATGCGGTGTTCATCGTGCTGGGAACGATATTTGCCATTGCCTTTGCCATACTGCTCAATGAGATTAAGAAAAAGGTGCTGTCCCGGTTCTATCAGAGTGTTATTGTCCTGCCGCATCTGATTTCATTCGTAGTGGTCGGTTACTTGGCTTATGCCGGACTGAGCCTGGAGACGGGGTTTATGAATAAAACAGTCCTGCCGCTCCTGGGGATAGATCCGATTTCATGGTACACCGAGCCGAAGTACTGGCCGTTCATTTTAACGATCATTCATTTGTGGAAATCCATCGGGTTCAGCTGCATTATCTTTCTTGCCTCAATTATAAGTATCGATACGGAATATTATGAAGCTGCAACGCTGGACGGAGCCTCCAAATGGGCGCAGATCCGCTCCATTACCATCCCGCTGATTACTCCGGTTATTGTCATGCTGACACTGCTTGGCATCGGCCGGATCTTCTACTCCGATTTCGGGCTGTTCTATCAGGTGCCGATGAATGCCGGATTTATTTCGGATACGACGAGTGTAATTGATACTTATGTCTACAAGGGGCTAATGGTATCGGGGGATATGGGCATGGCATCGGCTGCAGGCGTCTATCAGTCCATCGTCGGCTTCATCCTGGTACTCGGGGCGAATCTGCTTGTCCGCAGGTTCAGCAAAGATAATGCGTTATTCTAA
- a CDS encoding carbohydrate ABC transporter permease: MINESKAMKWISNLVLGLFSAACLIPFALLIIASFSSEESIVRQGYTFFPEAFSLKAYEYLWQHQLELGRAYGITILITTVGTAVSLAITSMLAYPLSRRDMPLNRFWTFIVFFTMLFNGGLVPTYLVYTQIFDIKNTLFGLLLPGLLMNGFNILLVRTFFLTSIPPALIDAASIDGAGEIKIFYRIILPLSMPIMATIGLFQAIAYWNDWFNGLIYITDTRMFGIQTILTKMVMDIQFLTSNSNAAGVNAGAAIAELPSTSVRMAIAAIGVLPILIAYPFFQKYFVKGITIGAVK; the protein is encoded by the coding sequence GTGATCAATGAGAGTAAAGCAATGAAATGGATTTCTAATCTGGTATTGGGGCTTTTTTCGGCTGCGTGCCTTATTCCCTTTGCCCTGCTGATTATTGCGTCTTTCAGCAGTGAAGAAAGTATCGTCCGACAGGGCTATACGTTCTTCCCGGAGGCGTTCAGCCTGAAGGCCTATGAGTATCTTTGGCAGCATCAGCTGGAGCTGGGCCGGGCTTATGGGATTACAATTCTTATAACAACGGTAGGAACTGCGGTAAGTCTGGCCATTACCTCGATGCTGGCTTATCCGTTGTCCCGCCGGGATATGCCGCTGAACAGATTCTGGACCTTTATCGTCTTTTTTACCATGCTTTTTAACGGAGGTTTAGTACCAACCTATCTGGTATACACACAAATCTTTGATATCAAAAATACACTTTTCGGCCTGCTGCTGCCCGGCCTGCTGATGAACGGCTTTAATATCCTGCTGGTCCGGACCTTCTTCCTGACCTCGATTCCGCCTGCCCTGATTGATGCGGCGAGTATCGACGGGGCTGGGGAGATCAAAATTTTCTACCGGATCATCCTTCCGCTATCCATGCCTATTATGGCAACGATCGGGCTGTTTCAGGCTATCGCTTACTGGAATGACTGGTTCAACGGCCTGATCTATATTACCGACACCCGGATGTTCGGGATTCAGACGATTCTCACCAAGATGGTGATGGACATCCAGTTCCTGACAAGCAACAGCAATGCTGCAGGCGTGAACGCCGGAGCGGCGATAGCGGAGCTGCCAAGCACTTCGGTCCGGATGGCCATTGCAGCAATCGGTGTACTGCCGATCCTGATCGCGTATCCGTTCTTCCAGAAGTATTTTGTAAAAGGCATCACGATTGGCGCTGTGAAATAA
- a CDS encoding glycoside hydrolase family 43 protein, which produces MKFSNPIVSGAYPDPSICRVDDDYYLVNSSFGYFPGLPIFHSKDLINWRQIGYGLTRESQAPLLRSEGADGGPLFSYMGIYAPTIRFHNGRFYIITTNTVGGRNFIIEAEKPEGPWSEPLYLDRWGGIDPSLLFDEDGKVYITGTGSHTDAVPGVYQAEMDLSTGEILTERQLIWEGTGGSFPEGPHLYRINNLYYLLIAEGGTEYGHMVTVARSRQPYGPFETCPYNPILTHRSISHPVQATGHADFVQAHDGTWWTVLLGIRPVGYPFHHHLGRETYLAPVTWTEDGWPLIGESGRIGLEMEGPGFFRGYDPAFSRFGRDDFDGGALGLQWNFYKNPPEQSYSLSDRKGCLTLYGTKYTLDDSQQLAFVGRRQQDFDCAVSALLLFDPGNEGEEAGLTVYMNERAHYEIGLRKYNGRRTLFLRRRIGSLWKVEWEEAQAAAGVILSIQADSRQYIFSYSLAGQEPVIIGCGECSYVATEVAGGFTGVFFGMYATGNGRISRSPAHFEYFDYLE; this is translated from the coding sequence ATGAAATTCAGCAATCCGATTGTCAGCGGAGCCTATCCGGACCCGAGCATCTGCCGGGTGGATGACGACTACTACCTGGTTAACAGCTCATTTGGTTATTTTCCCGGGCTGCCTATCTTTCACAGCAAGGATCTGATTAACTGGCGGCAGATCGGCTACGGATTAACAAGGGAAAGCCAGGCGCCCTTGCTCCGCAGCGAGGGCGCGGACGGCGGGCCATTGTTTAGCTATATGGGGATTTATGCTCCAACGATCCGTTTCCATAACGGACGGTTTTATATTATAACTACCAATACGGTTGGGGGACGGAACTTTATCATCGAGGCGGAGAAGCCGGAGGGCCCCTGGTCAGAGCCGCTGTATCTGGACAGGTGGGGAGGAATTGATCCGTCACTTTTATTCGACGAAGACGGAAAGGTATACATTACAGGTACAGGAAGCCATACAGATGCTGTTCCAGGGGTTTATCAGGCGGAAATGGATCTGTCTACAGGTGAGATTCTGACAGAACGGCAGCTGATCTGGGAAGGGACCGGAGGCAGCTTTCCGGAGGGACCGCACCTGTACCGCATTAATAACCTGTATTATCTGCTCATTGCCGAAGGCGGTACAGAGTACGGCCATATGGTGACGGTTGCCAGAAGCCGCCAGCCTTACGGGCCTTTTGAGACCTGTCCATACAATCCCATTCTGACTCACAGAAGCATCAGTCATCCGGTCCAGGCTACCGGTCATGCTGATTTTGTTCAGGCCCATGACGGCACATGGTGGACCGTACTGCTCGGCATCCGGCCGGTCGGGTATCCTTTTCACCACCACCTGGGCAGGGAAACGTACCTTGCACCTGTGACCTGGACGGAAGACGGCTGGCCGCTGATTGGTGAGAGTGGCAGGATCGGCTTGGAGATGGAGGGCCCTGGCTTTTTCAGAGGCTATGACCCGGCGTTTTCCCGTTTTGGCAGGGATGATTTCGATGGCGGGGCTCTGGGCCTGCAGTGGAACTTTTATAAGAATCCGCCTGAACAGAGCTACTCGCTTTCCGACCGGAAAGGCTGTCTTACGCTATATGGGACAAAATATACGCTGGACGACTCACAGCAGCTGGCCTTTGTCGGCCGCAGACAGCAGGATTTCGATTGCGCGGTTTCAGCTCTGCTGCTGTTTGATCCTGGTAATGAGGGTGAAGAAGCTGGATTGACCGTCTATATGAACGAAAGAGCCCATTACGAGATTGGGCTGAGAAAATATAACGGCCGTAGAACACTGTTTCTGCGACGGCGTATCGGATCGCTGTGGAAGGTGGAATGGGAGGAGGCGCAGGCGGCAGCCGGGGTGATTCTGAGCATCCAGGCGGATTCCCGGCAGTATATCTTCAGCTATTCCTTAGCCGGACAAGAGCCGGTTATCATCGGCTGCGGGGAATGCTCCTACGTGGCGACCGAGGTAGCGGGAGGTTTTACCGGGGTATTCTTTGGAATGTATGCGACTGGAAACGGCAGGATCAGCCGCTCTCCTGCGCATTTTGAATATTTTGATTATTTAGAATAA
- a CDS encoding ZinT family metal-binding protein has translation MKKISLFICLLAFSVMLAACQSTEEGSAANTNATAEVEETNVQEAGKITVEGLGDHYHTGDKIELTAVLSEEVDYDHWHWYTKDSGQSEWKAASGQEAETFTGEATADGIEIKATLYDNNHEVYAESEPVTIVIDDHHGHDEASRNINKGIFTDEQVQDRELSDWEGDWQSVYPYLLAGDLDEVYEHKAQDGKMTAEEYKEYYNTGYETDVERITIDNGHVTFFKNGQKSEGDYEYDGHEILTYEAGNRGVRFIYKLVDDNSDMPQYIQFSDHLIYPTDSHHYHLYWGDNREELLKEVTNWPTYYPSSYDSKAIVRDLLAH, from the coding sequence TTGAAAAAAATATCTTTATTTATTTGTTTATTGGCTTTTAGCGTGATGTTAGCAGCATGTCAAAGCACAGAAGAAGGATCAGCTGCTAATACTAATGCAACAGCAGAAGTAGAGGAGACAAATGTACAAGAGGCAGGAAAAATTACAGTAGAAGGTTTAGGTGACCATTATCACACAGGGGATAAAATCGAATTAACTGCTGTACTTAGTGAAGAGGTTGATTATGATCACTGGCATTGGTACACAAAAGATAGTGGACAGTCTGAGTGGAAGGCGGCTTCTGGTCAAGAGGCTGAAACCTTTACCGGGGAAGCAACTGCGGACGGCATTGAAATTAAAGCTACACTTTACGATAACAATCATGAAGTATACGCAGAATCCGAGCCAGTGACCATCGTTATCGACGATCACCATGGTCATGACGAAGCGAGTCGAAATATTAATAAAGGTATCTTTACCGATGAACAAGTACAAGATCGTGAACTGTCTGACTGGGAAGGAGACTGGCAGTCTGTATATCCTTACCTTTTAGCTGGTGACTTGGACGAGGTTTATGAACATAAAGCCCAAGATGGCAAAATGACAGCGGAAGAATACAAAGAATACTACAACACCGGGTATGAAACAGATGTAGAGCGCATCACTATTGATAACGGCCATGTCACGTTTTTCAAAAATGGACAAAAATCCGAGGGCGACTACGAGTATGATGGACACGAGATCCTTACTTATGAAGCCGGTAATCGGGGCGTACGCTTTATTTATAAGCTAGTTGATGATAATAGTGATATGCCGCAATATATTCAATTCAGTGACCACCTCATATATCCAACGGATTCTCATCATTACCATTTATACTGGGGAGATAACCGTGAAGAACTCTTAAAAGAGGTTACAAATTGGCCAACATATTATCCTTCAAGTTATGATTCAAAAGCTATCGTTCGCGACCTATTAGCGCATTAA
- a CDS encoding metal ABC transporter solute-binding protein, Zn/Mn family, whose product MKFKMLQTLAVLLTVTLVLFGCQSQKLEEGSTGNNETTISVVASFLPMYEFTKKVAGDRADVQLMVSEGQDAHHYEPSAQDVAVVNKADVFVYSSDEMEFWTKSLFKTIENDNLIIVRAADGPGRPETEKVQVEGAANHYHTGDEIELTAKLTGDADYDHWHWYQRADANEEWAAISGQGTDTFILEAPGKSFEVKAVIYDHNHSVYAESEPVELHIDNHDNHVHIDEKHEENDHEDHSHTQAGEGVSIVGLADHYHTGDVVTLNANIIEEKNYEHWNWFVREDSEQDWEAVPDQETERFEYKTSGDSFEVKAVLYDNDHNVYAESSAISVKIDNHEGKDPHIWLDPVLAQDQVLAIRNALIEADPNGKQIYEENAEAFVKELKALDNDYQAALKDAEHRTFVVQHQAFGYLADRYNLEQIAIGGLSTEVEPSPSRIAEISELVHKHNVPVIYYQQGASSSIAQTVATETGTETAVLYDLEVLSEELLANDLGYLEAMRHNLEALQASIH is encoded by the coding sequence ATGAAATTTAAAATGCTCCAAACGCTAGCCGTTCTTTTAACTGTGACATTAGTTCTTTTCGGGTGTCAGTCGCAAAAGCTAGAGGAGGGTTCCACTGGCAACAATGAAACGACCATTTCTGTTGTAGCTTCTTTTTTACCTATGTATGAATTTACTAAAAAGGTTGCAGGAGATCGGGCGGATGTGCAACTAATGGTCTCCGAAGGGCAGGATGCACATCACTATGAACCTAGTGCACAAGATGTAGCGGTTGTAAACAAAGCAGATGTGTTTGTGTATAGTAGCGATGAGATGGAATTTTGGACGAAAAGCCTTTTTAAAACGATAGAGAATGACAATCTCATCATTGTGCGTGCAGCAGATGGCCCTGGTAGACCGGAAACAGAAAAGGTACAGGTTGAAGGCGCAGCTAATCATTATCATACAGGAGATGAGATTGAGCTAACGGCGAAATTAACAGGAGATGCAGATTATGATCATTGGCATTGGTATCAGCGAGCAGATGCTAATGAAGAATGGGCAGCGATTTCGGGACAAGGAACGGACACCTTTATTTTAGAAGCACCGGGAAAAAGTTTCGAAGTTAAAGCGGTTATTTATGATCACAACCACAGTGTATATGCTGAATCTGAACCAGTAGAGCTTCATATAGACAATCATGATAATCATGTGCACATAGATGAAAAGCATGAAGAAAATGACCATGAAGATCACAGCCATACACAAGCAGGAGAAGGCGTGTCGATTGTCGGTTTAGCAGATCACTATCACACAGGAGATGTTGTTACGCTTAATGCCAATATAATAGAAGAGAAAAATTATGAGCATTGGAATTGGTTCGTAAGAGAGGATTCAGAGCAAGATTGGGAGGCTGTACCAGATCAAGAGACTGAGCGTTTTGAATATAAGACATCTGGAGATAGCTTTGAAGTGAAGGCTGTACTTTATGATAATGATCATAATGTCTATGCAGAATCAAGTGCCATTTCTGTAAAGATTGATAACCATGAAGGTAAAGACCCTCATATCTGGCTTGATCCGGTATTGGCGCAAGATCAGGTTCTGGCTATTCGCAATGCTTTAATAGAGGCAGATCCAAATGGAAAGCAGATTTATGAGGAAAACGCAGAAGCTTTTGTGAAGGAGCTTAAGGCGTTGGATAACGATTATCAGGCTGCGCTGAAGGATGCTGAGCACAGAACCTTTGTTGTACAGCACCAAGCCTTCGGCTATCTTGCAGATCGATACAATTTAGAACAAATTGCAATTGGCGGACTATCAACTGAAGTGGAACCAAGCCCTTCCAGAATTGCTGAGATTTCTGAGTTAGTTCATAAACACAACGTTCCGGTTATTTATTATCAACAAGGGGCCAGCTCCTCTATTGCTCAAACTGTTGCTACAGAAACAGGGACAGAAACGGCTGTCTTGTATGATTTAGAGGTACTCTCTGAAGAATTACTGGCAAATGATTTAGGATATTTGGAAGCCATGCGTCATAACCTTGAAGCACTGCAAGCCAGTATACATTGA
- a CDS encoding metal ABC transporter ATP-binding protein: MYYVKVDGLAFHYENEPVLTDISFELRPGDFIMLTGENGAAKTTLLRNILGLLKPATGQVNLSPVNTNGDKLIIGYVPQQVASFNVGFPSTVLELVQSGRYQRGKWIRKLNNDDNEQVRRALESVAMWDMRFKKIGELSGGQKQRISIARVFATDPDLFVLDEPTTGMDTKSREEFYRLLKHHSESHGKGIMMVTHDHDELKNYCNKHIELIRKVGSPWRCFSMDSCKELSKPH, encoded by the coding sequence ATGTACTATGTAAAGGTAGATGGACTTGCTTTTCATTATGAGAATGAACCTGTTTTAACCGATATATCGTTTGAATTAAGGCCAGGGGACTTTATTATGCTGACAGGAGAAAATGGAGCTGCTAAAACCACATTGTTACGGAATATCTTGGGTTTGCTTAAGCCTGCCACCGGACAAGTTAACTTATCACCAGTAAATACTAATGGAGATAAGTTAATCATAGGATACGTTCCTCAACAAGTGGCTTCGTTTAATGTTGGTTTTCCTAGTACTGTATTGGAACTGGTCCAGTCTGGTCGTTATCAAAGAGGTAAATGGATAAGAAAATTAAACAATGATGACAACGAACAAGTCAGACGAGCACTTGAATCAGTTGCAATGTGGGACATGCGCTTTAAAAAAATCGGTGAGTTATCGGGAGGGCAAAAGCAAAGGATTTCTATAGCACGTGTTTTTGCTACAGATCCGGATTTATTTGTTTTGGACGAACCTACCACAGGTATGGATACCAAGTCACGCGAGGAGTTTTACAGGCTGTTAAAGCATCACAGTGAGTCCCATGGAAAAGGAATAATGATGGTCACACATGATCACGATGAACTGAAAAATTATTGTAACAAGCATATTGAACTTATACGAAAGGTGGGCTCACCTTGGAGATGTTTCTCTATGGATTCATGCAAAGAGCTTTCCAAGCCTCACTGA
- a CDS encoding metal ABC transporter permease yields the protein MEMFLYGFMQRAFQASLIISLIAPLLGLFLILRRQSLMADTLSHVSLAGVALGLITSINPTWTNILMVVVIAVLLEYMRMLYRTYSEVSIAILMSAGMAMALLLISLSKGGKTVSINQFLFGSIVTISTEQIWILLILAVIISSLYLIYRKAMYVMVFDEETAFTAGLPIKMMSILFNMLTGVTIAIIMPIVGALLVSAILILPAAISMRLGKSFSSTILIGIPITLTSMLSGLVTSYEYGTPPGATITLILVAILMLVTIIGKIIRRVKTDKKWYSTR from the coding sequence TTGGAGATGTTTCTCTATGGATTCATGCAAAGAGCTTTCCAAGCCTCACTGATCATCTCATTAATTGCACCATTGTTAGGATTGTTTCTTATATTGCGCAGGCAATCACTTATGGCAGATACCTTATCCCACGTTTCATTAGCTGGAGTGGCATTAGGATTAATAACCAGCATCAATCCAACCTGGACAAATATTCTAATGGTAGTCGTTATAGCAGTGTTACTAGAGTATATGCGTATGTTGTATCGGACCTATTCTGAAGTTTCAATTGCCATATTAATGTCGGCCGGGATGGCTATGGCATTGCTTCTTATTAGTTTAAGTAAGGGTGGCAAAACGGTAAGCATTAATCAATTCTTATTTGGATCTATCGTCACAATTAGTACGGAACAAATTTGGATACTCCTTATATTGGCAGTTATTATTTCGAGTCTATATTTAATATATCGTAAAGCAATGTACGTAATGGTTTTTGATGAAGAAACAGCTTTCACTGCCGGGCTGCCTATAAAAATGATGTCAATTCTGTTCAATATGTTAACTGGGGTAACCATTGCTATCATTATGCCCATTGTTGGTGCATTATTAGTGTCAGCTATTTTGATTTTGCCTGCGGCTATTTCTATGCGTTTGGGGAAAAGTTTTTCAAGCACGATTTTGATAGGGATACCTATTACACTAACAAGTATGCTTAGCGGATTAGTAACTTCTTACGAGTATGGTACTCCACCCGGTGCAACAATCACCTTAATTCTTGTCGCAATCTTAATGCTTGTAACTATCATTGGTAAAATTATACGGAGGGTCAAAACAGACAAGAAATGGTATAGCACCAGATAA
- a CDS encoding CobW family GTP-binding protein, which yields MSRVPVTVISGYLGSGKTTLLLHLLLCKEQLRIGLIVNDLAEVNVDAKTIEKSEFFTEKDRLVVMSSGSISSDLKTELIEAVYYLAASGEVDLIIVEASGVALPQLIANTIINGVTHDGVPLNTVSRLDTNVTVVDGYRILGQFTSEDGMYNDEYVDSNQLIINQIEFCDVLVFNKIDLLTPNEKDYLTSFVRKIQPKASFIETSFSRVLVKDVLNTGLFDEMAGIQDVLDTEDLNEFIENEADQLGIQSFVYRRREPFHPVRLDQWLDRWPREVTRCKGVMWLITQAETVFKISQSGRAMDIIPAGYWIASLNSDEIRQLFAAREGLKEIWDARFGDRMIELVFIGKDMDKEQIIQDLDACLVQEDEVVNSSEDPFKLPG from the coding sequence ATGAGCCGTGTACCTGTCACAGTGATATCCGGATATTTAGGATCTGGAAAGACTACGTTGTTACTGCATCTATTACTGTGCAAAGAACAATTGCGAATCGGATTGATCGTCAATGATTTGGCCGAAGTGAATGTAGATGCAAAAACAATTGAGAAAAGCGAATTTTTTACTGAAAAAGACCGCTTGGTAGTCATGTCGTCGGGCAGTATCAGCTCAGATTTGAAAACTGAACTTATTGAAGCTGTATATTATCTGGCTGCCTCAGGTGAAGTGGATCTGATCATTGTTGAAGCATCTGGTGTTGCGCTCCCGCAATTAATTGCTAATACCATCATAAATGGAGTGACGCATGATGGTGTGCCGCTTAATACAGTTTCCCGTCTGGATACGAATGTAACGGTTGTAGATGGCTACAGGATTTTGGGGCAGTTCACCTCTGAGGATGGTATGTATAACGATGAATATGTAGACAGCAATCAGTTGATTATCAATCAAATCGAATTTTGCGATGTGCTGGTATTTAATAAAATTGACTTGTTAACTCCTAATGAGAAGGACTATTTGACTTCATTTGTTAGGAAAATTCAGCCTAAGGCATCATTTATCGAGACCTCCTTTAGCCGTGTCCTTGTAAAAGATGTTTTAAATACCGGGTTATTTGATGAAATGGCCGGTATCCAGGACGTTCTGGATACAGAAGATCTGAATGAATTTATAGAGAACGAAGCAGACCAGCTTGGTATTCAGTCCTTTGTTTATCGCAGAAGAGAACCTTTCCATCCTGTACGGCTTGATCAGTGGCTCGACCGTTGGCCGCGGGAGGTTACAAGGTGTAAAGGTGTGATGTGGCTGATTACACAGGCAGAAACGGTGTTCAAAATCTCGCAATCCGGCCGAGCTATGGATATTATTCCGGCGGGCTACTGGATCGCTTCCCTAAATTCAGATGAAATCAGACAGTTGTTTGCTGCTAGAGAAGGTCTGAAGGAAATTTGGGATGCCCGTTTTGGAGACCGGATGATTGAGCTTGTCTTTATAGGGAAAGACATGGACAAAGAGCAAATTATACAGGATTTAGATGCCTGTCTGGTTCAAGAGGACGAGGTCGTGAATAGTAGTGAAGATCCATTTAAGCTGCCGGGGTAG
- a CDS encoding Fur family transcriptional regulator, translating to MGSKWLELVEAMEEKGLRVTFQRKLIAEVFSSTNGFVLPRQIHSYIAKDIPGVSYDTVYRNLRVMVEIGLIEQFDFKEGFRYKLRCGPDHHHHHFICLACHKTYPLEFCPIDMGIKTPEAFEVISHKFEIYGYCEECAHGK from the coding sequence ATGGGAAGCAAATGGTTAGAATTAGTTGAAGCGATGGAGGAAAAGGGGCTTCGGGTAACTTTTCAACGTAAACTTATTGCTGAAGTTTTCTCATCTACGAATGGGTTCGTGCTGCCCCGTCAAATTCATTCTTATATTGCTAAAGATATACCAGGGGTCAGCTACGATACCGTTTATCGCAATCTGAGAGTTATGGTGGAAATTGGATTAATTGAACAATTTGATTTTAAAGAAGGCTTCCGCTACAAATTACGGTGTGGTCCCGACCACCACCATCATCATTTCATCTGCTTGGCGTGCCACAAAACATATCCACTTGAATTCTGTCCCATTGATATGGGAATTAAGACCCCGGAAGCATTCGAAGTAATATCTCATAAATTTGAAATTTACGGCTATTGTGAAGAATGTGCGCATGGGAAGTAG
- a CDS encoding type B 50S ribosomal protein L31, whose translation MREGIHPKFKQVIFLDASVGFSFLSASTRSSSELMEWEDGQTYPVIRVDSSSASHPFYTGRQKHTETGGRVDKFNQRLSAQKERKNAHQ comes from the coding sequence ATGAGAGAAGGCATCCATCCAAAGTTTAAACAGGTGATTTTCTTAGATGCAAGCGTTGGTTTTTCATTCCTTAGCGCATCAACCAGAAGCTCCTCGGAATTAATGGAGTGGGAGGATGGACAAACTTATCCTGTGATTCGTGTAGATTCAAGCTCAGCTTCGCATCCATTTTACACCGGCAGACAAAAGCATACTGAAACAGGCGGACGCGTTGACAAGTTCAACCAGCGTTTAAGTGCCCAAAAGGAACGGAAAAACGCTCATCAATAA
- a CDS encoding polysaccharide deacetylase family protein, giving the protein MKRITKLWPGGKTKAFTLSYDDGVEQDRRLLEIFNTYNLKATFNLNSGIQHEGSFWVDKGITIRRMNPEGLKGLYEGHEIAVHSLTHPVLPELPRENVLTELLDDKRNLERQFGYLVTGMAYPYGAYNAATIEVLKACGLEYARTVNSHLKFNLPYNPYEWHPTCHHNHPELMNLTESFLADASGSLSLFYVWGHSYEFDVQDNWELIEAFSQSISNHPEVWYATNIEIIRYIEAHGKLKFSADCTMVYNPCALAIWISVDGQAVEVPPGKTLQFL; this is encoded by the coding sequence ATGAAACGGATAACCAAGCTATGGCCCGGCGGTAAAACGAAAGCCTTTACATTAAGCTATGACGATGGTGTGGAGCAGGACAGAAGGCTGCTAGAAATCTTTAATACCTACAACCTGAAAGCAACGTTTAACTTAAATTCCGGAATCCAGCATGAAGGCAGCTTCTGGGTGGATAAAGGGATTACGATCAGACGGATGAACCCGGAAGGACTTAAGGGCTTGTATGAAGGCCACGAAATTGCTGTTCATAGCCTGACTCATCCTGTGCTGCCAGAGCTTCCGCGTGAGAATGTACTGACTGAGCTGCTGGACGACAAGCGGAATCTGGAACGGCAGTTCGGTTATCTTGTAACGGGTATGGCTTATCCCTATGGAGCTTATAATGCTGCGACTATCGAGGTGCTGAAAGCATGCGGGCTGGAATATGCCAGAACGGTTAACTCGCATTTGAAGTTTAATCTGCCGTATAATCCGTATGAGTGGCACCCGACCTGTCATCATAACCATCCTGAGCTGATGAATCTGACAGAGTCTTTTCTTGCTGATGCTTCCGGTTCCTTATCTTTGTTCTACGTATGGGGACACAGCTATGAGTTTGATGTGCAGGATAACTGGGAGCTGATAGAGGCATTCAGTCAAAGCATCAGCAATCATCCTGAGGTCTGGTATGCAACCAACATTGAAATCATCCGTTACATAGAAGCTCACGGCAAGCTGAAATTTTCAGCAGACTGTACTATGGTCTATAACCCGTGTGCCTTGGCTATATGGATTTCGGTTGACGGTCAAGCTGTTGAGGTTCCGCCTGGCAAGACACTGCAGTTTCTATAG